A window of Bacteroidota bacterium contains these coding sequences:
- a CDS encoding Plug domain-containing protein — protein MNELGTVTISAEKSNRNVTKTEMGVIDVPIQKIELLPAILGEPDVLKSDTITSWCIGGSRRNNRLFVRGGNADQNLVQLDEAVVYNPNHLFGLFSTFNERALNKVTLIKGGFPAQYGDGFLPFLILQ, from the coding sequence ATGAATGAATTAGGAACAGTGACTATTTCAGCTGAAAAGTCAAATAGAAACGTTACCAAAACTGAAATGGGAGTAATTGATGTACCTATTCAAAAAATAGAATTGTTGCCTGCTATACTTGGAGAACCAGATGTACTAAAAAGTGATACAATTACTTCCTGGTGTATCGGCGGGTCAAGAAGGAACAACCGGCTTTTTGTTAGAGGAGGGAATGCAGATCAAAATTTGGTTCAATTGGACGAAGCTGTTGTCTACAATCCCAATCACTTATTCGGGCTGTTCAGTACATTTAATGAAAGGGCACTAAACAAAGTCACTTTAATTAAAGGAGGCTTCCCTGCACAATATGGGGACGGCTTTCTTCCATTCTTGATATTACAATGA
- a CDS encoding TonB-dependent receptor, with protein MKAAYTVMNQFLHIVPSSTASLPTDIWIPSSKITKPQRSEQYSLGYFRNFKQNRWETSVEIYYKTMQNQVAFKEGSQLLEQTNIDSNLVFGKGWSYGAEFFVKKNIGRLSGWISYTLSWTNQKFPDLNFGNTFPFKYDKRHNLSIVGVYEFSKKWTFSGEFIFNTGNAYTLPVGRANIPGGGTLYDGIYYDYTNRNNARLNSYHRLDLSATYSKERKIFKHKYDQSWVFSLYNVYSRQNAYFVYLTVDPVTKQRQAIQVSLLPITPSVSYNFKF; from the coding sequence TTGAAAGCTGCATACACTGTGATGAACCAATTCCTTCATATTGTACCAAGTTCGACAGCATCTTTACCTACAGATATTTGGATTCCTTCAAGCAAGATTACTAAACCGCAGCGGTCTGAACAATATTCGTTAGGTTATTTCCGAAACTTTAAGCAGAATCGATGGGAAACTTCAGTAGAAATTTATTATAAAACCATGCAAAATCAAGTTGCTTTTAAAGAAGGCTCACAATTATTAGAACAAACAAATATCGACAGTAATCTAGTATTTGGGAAAGGCTGGAGTTATGGTGCAGAATTTTTTGTCAAGAAAAACATTGGCCGATTATCCGGCTGGATTTCATATACTCTATCATGGACAAATCAAAAATTTCCAGATCTCAATTTCGGGAACACTTTTCCATTCAAATACGACAAACGACATAACCTTTCAATTGTCGGTGTTTATGAATTTAGTAAAAAATGGACGTTCTCAGGAGAGTTTATTTTCAACACTGGAAACGCATACACACTTCCCGTTGGCAGAGCAAATATTCCTGGAGGTGGGACGCTTTATGATGGCATTTATTATGATTATACCAATCGAAACAATGCACGTTTAAACTCATACCATCGCCTGGACCTTTCTGCGACTTATTCTAAAGAGCGGAAAATATTTAAACACAAATACGATCAGTCGTGGGTATTTAGTTTATACAACGTTTATAGTCGACAAAATGCCTATTTCGTTTACTTAACCGTGGATCCGGTTACAAAACAACGCCAAGCAATACAAGTTTCACTCTTACCAATTACTCCAAGTGTTAGTTATAACTTCAAATTTTAA
- a CDS encoding DUF4249 family protein, with the protein MYKDISVTPLPYSTKPVIECMLKPGDPIKLSLNSSVAYFDALVYNKDLFVRNASVIISSSFGTETLQIDSAENLFTCEYEYFYKSQNNVQPNTTYTLNLTVDGKTYSAQTTTNQTKTVIAAASYTSIFSDIYGEHEGVIVDFNDIPGEPNFYRYQMTRTIDSTTTYGETLIYSLCTHGSFFYVKETGRAVYKDKNQDGLPQEIVVEPAYKHKANDAGYVFIQTIDKKCS; encoded by the coding sequence ATGTACAAAGATATTTCCGTCACACCACTACCATATAGCACAAAACCTGTTATAGAGTGTATGCTAAAGCCGGGAGATCCAATAAAATTGTCACTCAACAGTTCAGTTGCGTATTTCGATGCTTTGGTGTATAACAAGGATCTCTTTGTTCGAAACGCATCTGTTATTATCAGCAGTAGTTTTGGTACTGAAACACTACAAATTGATTCAGCTGAAAATCTATTTACTTGCGAATATGAATATTTTTACAAAAGTCAAAACAACGTTCAGCCTAATACAACATATACCCTTAATTTAACTGTTGACGGAAAGACATACTCGGCTCAAACAACCACGAATCAAACTAAAACAGTTATTGCAGCAGCAAGTTACACTTCAATTTTCAGTGATATTTATGGTGAACATGAAGGAGTGATTGTAGATTTTAATGATATTCCGGGTGAACCTAATTTCTATAGATATCAAATGACACGTACTATTGATAGTACTACCACTTATGGAGAAACGCTCATCTATAGCTTATGTACACATGGCTCCTTCTTTTACGTTAAAGAAACCGGCCGTGCTGTTTACAAAGATAAAAATCAGGATGGGTTACCTCAGGAGATCGTTGTGGAGCCTGCTTATAAACACAAAGCCAACGATGCCGGTTATGTCTTCATTCAAACCATTGATAAAAAATGCAGCTGA
- a CDS encoding PepSY-like domain-containing protein has translation MKKVILMIVSIAVFSSCTQAMTPPDAVLKTFKKMFPTVAKVNWGKENAKEWEAEFTLNGNKISANYTFDGIWIETEQEITVKELPVPVYNEIQKHYPGWKIVEVDKTETAKNGSIYEADIKNGRDKKSVAFKEDGKIVIE, from the coding sequence ATGAAAAAAGTAATTTTAATGATAGTGAGCATCGCAGTATTTAGTAGTTGTACTCAAGCAATGACGCCTCCTGATGCCGTTCTGAAAACCTTCAAAAAAATGTTCCCAACTGTTGCAAAAGTAAATTGGGGTAAAGAAAACGCAAAAGAATGGGAAGCTGAGTTTACCCTAAACGGAAATAAAATCTCTGCTAACTATACCTTTGATGGAATTTGGATAGAAACGGAACAAGAAATTACAGTTAAAGAATTGCCTGTACCTGTTTACAATGAAATCCAAAAACATTATCCTGGTTGGAAAATTGTTGAAGTAGACAAAACAGAAACAGCAAAAAATGGCAGTATATATGAAGCTGACATTAAAAACGGAAGGGATAAAAAGTCTGTAGCCTTCAAAGAAGACGGAAAGATTGTAATTGAATAG
- a CDS encoding phosphatase PAP2 family protein yields the protein MDTTHKTSYRKRTTKRILQQQPKRRRIVVWSTGTIRSGISHQKNGSSFDAFASGHTATAFSIATVFALQYNETTIIPIVCYSAATLIGVSRLTEHEHWSSDVFVGALLGYLCGKQVVNNFNKTHQTAFNSMAAKQKYKTELTIVQHQNQIGVLLKW from the coding sequence ATGGATACAACTCATAAAACAAGTTACAGGAAGAGAACGACCAAACGCATCCTACAACAACAGCCAAAAAGAAGGCGGATTGTGGTATGGTCCACTGGCACAATACGATCAGGAATTAGCCATCAAAAAAACGGGTCATCATTCGATGCTTTTGCGTCAGGACACACAGCGACAGCTTTTTCAATCGCAACAGTGTTTGCTTTACAATATAATGAGACTACTATTATTCCAATAGTATGTTATTCCGCAGCAACATTGATTGGAGTATCAAGATTAACCGAACATGAACACTGGTCATCCGATGTCTTTGTCGGAGCACTATTGGGATATTTATGCGGAAAGCAAGTGGTAAATAATTTTAACAAAACACATCAAACAGCTTTTAATTCTATGGCAGCAAAACAGAAATACAAAACAGAACTTACTATAGTTCAACATCAAAATCAAATAGGAGTATTATTAAAATGGTAA
- a CDS encoding T9SS type A sorting domain-containing protein, translating into MVVIDSCGSDSILVPDYITVSCTTSIGNLLIPDQFQVYPNPTSNYIYIAAENIENEEYIFSLRDIVGQELTSEKVDVKDNILLKRLDVAQLTSGIYMLSIESNLSKWRIKIYKL; encoded by the coding sequence TTGGTTGTTATAGACAGTTGCGGTAGTGATTCTATACTTGTTCCTGATTATATTACTGTATCTTGTACGACAAGTATTGGAAATTTGTTGATTCCAGATCAATTCCAGGTTTACCCAAATCCCACTAGTAATTACATTTACATTGCAGCGGAAAATATTGAAAACGAAGAATACATCTTTTCGTTAAGGGATATCGTTGGTCAAGAATTGACCTCAGAGAAAGTAGATGTTAAAGATAATATACTATTGAAAAGGTTAGATGTTGCACAACTGACAAGTGGAATTTACATGCTTTCAATAGAATCTAACTTATCGAAATGGAGGATTAAAATTTACAAACTTTAG
- a CDS encoding PKD domain-containing protein, whose protein sequence is MCSHFFVKFSPAPILSSNSPVCQGGDIILATIPNGGANYNWSGPNGFSSNSVSETIYSVDSIYSGYYYCYIIKNGCQSAIDSILVSVYPSTNASFGYSVNGDTISFINTSLNSTSFTWNFGDGQTSNQTNPVHVFSAAGNYIICLTSNSANCNPNSYCQQIQVGGAVSNNNSNFEKLFYLPSTPGPGQIMFGATDIVQSEIDSGYVCIGYEYIQTGPNRIQYFKVNKQGQLLWVREFPPHSYTDVPHSIIRSGSGYVISFTVMGNIYGLFKIDELGNIQWMKKYDIQLPILNSTSSGGIICSSSGSNNISVVKLDDNGSILWQEQLDFTSLGNHFLTVNSIIETTNQDFIITGDIDTIPGSGFTGRNGLIIKIGFNGNLIWAKQIGFSSEDDYFTFEWKN, encoded by the coding sequence ATATGCAGTCATTTCTTTGTCAAATTCTCCCCAGCTCCGATCTTATCAAGTAATTCACCGGTTTGTCAGGGTGGAGATATAATCTTAGCTACCATTCCGAACGGCGGTGCCAATTATAATTGGTCTGGGCCTAATGGATTTAGTTCAAATTCCGTTTCTGAAACAATTTATTCTGTCGATTCAATTTATTCTGGGTATTATTACTGTTACATTATTAAAAATGGATGTCAGTCTGCAATTGATTCTATTCTAGTTTCAGTTTATCCTTCTACAAATGCTTCTTTTGGTTACAGTGTTAATGGCGACACAATATCATTTATTAATACTTCACTAAACTCAACATCATTCACCTGGAACTTCGGCGATGGACAGACGTCAAATCAGACGAACCCAGTTCATGTTTTTTCAGCTGCCGGTAATTATATAATTTGCCTAACATCTAATTCGGCAAACTGTAACCCAAATTCATATTGTCAGCAAATTCAAGTTGGAGGTGCTGTTTCAAACAATAATAGTAATTTTGAAAAATTATTTTATCTTCCTTCAACGCCAGGTCCTGGGCAAATAATGTTTGGAGCCACCGATATTGTTCAATCAGAGATTGACAGCGGATATGTTTGTATTGGATACGAATACATTCAAACCGGACCTAATAGAATACAGTATTTTAAAGTTAACAAACAAGGTCAATTACTTTGGGTAAGAGAATTTCCCCCTCATTCATATACAGATGTGCCTCATTCCATCATTAGATCGGGATCAGGCTATGTAATCTCCTTCACTGTAATGGGTAATATTTACGGATTGTTTAAAATTGATGAACTTGGGAATATTCAATGGATGAAAAAGTATGATATACAATTACCCATTTTGAATAGTACTAGTTCAGGAGGTATTATTTGTTCATCATCCGGCTCAAACAATATTTCTGTCGTTAAATTAGATGATAATGGGAGTATTTTGTGGCAAGAGCAATTGGATTTTACATCACTTGGAAATCATTTCCTAACTGTGAACAGTATAATTGAAACGACTAATCAAGATTTTATCATTACTGGTGATATTGATACAATTCCAGGCTCTGGCTTCACAGGTAGAAATGGACTGATAATTAAAATAGGTTTTAATGGAAATCTAATCTGGGCAAAGCAAATTGGTTTCAGTTCTGAGGACGATTATTTTACATTCGAATGGAAAAATTGA
- a CDS encoding ATP-binding protein, translating to MVETKHHHTGSTGVGKSYLASALGYQACINGYKVILLEYF from the coding sequence TTGGTAGAAACAAAACATCATCACACCGGAAGTACCGGCGTAGGAAAAAGTTATCTGGCATCCGCCTTGGGTTATCAAGCTTGTATCAATGGATACAAAGTTATTTTACTCGAATACTTCTGA
- a CDS encoding DUF4433 domain-containing protein produces the protein MKYPQSDPNYINIGDTGLIAQRNDYPVGINPPNGVLGDYVPFYFGPLSPMLLNIVTGYRGITRRPQEAIVYIVCRVNTLIQNVGAWCFTDGHAKNAITEFYNDIANLGEVDWEMVAERQWRNTEDDFDRMRRKQAEFLVRNHVPVNCISCIVVLNVQRKIFVEEIVNRLGLGISVRVNPHNQFYY, from the coding sequence GTGAAATATCCACAATCAGATCCGAACTACATTAATATTGGAGATACAGGCCTGATTGCACAACGAAATGATTACCCAGTTGGGATCAATCCCCCCAATGGTGTTTTGGGCGATTATGTTCCATTTTATTTTGGCCCTTTGTCGCCCATGCTTTTAAATATTGTAACAGGATACAGAGGAATTACCCGGAGACCACAGGAAGCAATAGTATATATTGTTTGTCGTGTGAACACTTTAATTCAAAATGTTGGAGCATGGTGTTTTACAGATGGTCATGCAAAAAATGCCATCACGGAATTTTACAACGATATTGCAAACCTTGGTGAAGTGGACTGGGAAATGGTAGCAGAAAGGCAATGGCGTAACACTGAAGACGACTTTGATAGGATGCGAAGAAAACAAGCGGAATTTTTGGTAAGGAATCATGTGCCAGTAAATTGCATAAGTTGCATAGTTGTGCTAAACGTACAACGGAAAATTTTTGTTGAAGAAATAGTAAATCGCCTCGGACTGGGAATTTCCGTTCGGGTTAATCCACACAATCAATTTTATTACTGA
- a CDS encoding macro domain-containing protein, giving the protein MLYLKGNLLEAHTQALVNTVNTVGVMGKGIALQFKEAFPMNFKIYIAACKKKELLTGKLLVVKEQTLEGEKIIINFPTKTEWFMKSKYEYIEAGLQELAKVIDEYKIESIAIPPLGCGNGGLKWEKVKPMIEKHLGHLNHVNIQVFEPNEAVKEILKQQDANKEIKLTPARAMVLYAMFYYESLGENASLFVANKLAYFLQRLGEKSLNKLKFEASHYGPYSVQVEHLLHNVNGKYLKGLEQMNAKAFEPLELQYDKINEVSYYIKNELSSEQRTRLSNLVKLIDGFQSALSLEILATVDFVRKEKPNINQEDIVSTIHNWSERKRKLFQEKYILIAANHLQDYGSRLEIS; this is encoded by the coding sequence ATGCTATATTTAAAAGGAAATCTGTTAGAAGCACATACCCAAGCCTTAGTTAACACAGTTAACACAGTTGGTGTAATGGGTAAAGGAATTGCATTGCAATTCAAAGAAGCTTTTCCAATGAATTTTAAAATTTATATTGCCGCCTGTAAAAAGAAAGAATTACTAACTGGTAAATTACTTGTGGTTAAAGAGCAAACCTTGGAAGGAGAAAAGATAATAATTAATTTTCCTACGAAGACCGAATGGTTTATGAAATCCAAATACGAATACATTGAAGCAGGATTGCAAGAATTAGCTAAAGTTATTGATGAATATAAAATTGAAAGTATTGCCATTCCACCATTGGGTTGTGGTAACGGAGGATTAAAATGGGAAAAGGTAAAACCAATGATAGAAAAACATCTTGGACATTTAAACCATGTCAATATTCAGGTGTTTGAACCTAATGAAGCTGTAAAAGAAATTTTAAAACAACAAGATGCCAACAAAGAAATAAAGCTAACACCAGCCAGAGCTATGGTGCTTTATGCCATGTTCTATTATGAGTCATTGGGTGAAAACGCAAGTCTTTTTGTTGCCAATAAGTTAGCATACTTTTTACAAAGATTGGGAGAAAAAAGCTTGAACAAACTGAAATTTGAAGCAAGTCATTATGGGCCCTATTCAGTTCAGGTTGAACACTTGCTACACAATGTAAATGGCAAATATTTAAAGGGCTTGGAACAAATGAATGCAAAAGCTTTTGAACCCTTGGAATTGCAATATGACAAGATTAATGAAGTAAGTTATTATATTAAAAATGAACTTAGTTCAGAACAAAGAACAAGGCTATCCAACTTAGTAAAGCTGATAGACGGTTTTCAATCTGCATTGTCATTAGAGATTTTAGCGACAGTTGACTTTGTAAGAAAAGAAAAGCCCAATATTAACCAAGAAGATATTGTATCAACCATTCACAATTGGTCTGAAAGAAAACGCAAACTGTTCCAGGAAAAATACATCCTGATTGCAGCCAATCATTTACAAGACTACGGCAGCCGTCTTGAAATTTCATAA
- a CDS encoding phage integrase SAM-like domain-containing protein: MKQYPIYCRLTIERKKSEFTTGIWIKNNDWDPINETFNNKSKNMQSYHQLIHFESELLKIIEHREAKGLPISSSIIKKIYQNKIDKDSAEGYTFTLLAYFDNFIQYAEKNTTDYTKPTVQHYRTTKEHLKTFIESQGQTDVVLHTIDSAFFAKFL, from the coding sequence TTGAAGCAATATCCGATATATTGTCGCCTGACGATAGAGCGGAAAAAGTCTGAATTCACCACAGGCATATGGATTAAAAATAACGATTGGGACCCCATAAATGAAACCTTTAACAATAAAAGCAAAAACATGCAATCATACCATCAGCTGATTCATTTTGAATCGGAACTACTAAAAATTATTGAACATCGTGAAGCAAAGGGGCTCCCGATCTCATCCTCAATCATCAAAAAAATCTATCAAAATAAAATCGATAAGGACTCAGCTGAAGGTTATACGTTTACCCTACTCGCTTACTTTGACAATTTTATTCAATATGCTGAAAAAAATACAACTGACTACACCAAACCAACGGTACAGCACTACCGGACAACCAAAGAACATCTAAAAACATTTATAGAGTCCCAGGGACAAACCGATGTTGTATTACATACTATCGATTCTGCATTTTTTGCGAAATTTTTATGA
- a CDS encoding tyrosine-type recombinase/integrase — MFLDEQEKTNSNVYTPLLPPAVAILKKYSKEQEDTGYIIPKLSQQKLNVYLKTLSDACGLNKHITHRVARHTFATTVCGRNGVPRHLISAWIGHKPKQTPTDIYAQPTREESLKFYNVLYEEYKNPDFIPN, encoded by the coding sequence GTGTTTCTCGATGAGCAGGAGAAAACCAATAGTAATGTCTATACTCCGCTTTTACCACCAGCAGTGGCAATCTTAAAAAAGTATTCTAAGGAGCAGGAAGACACAGGTTATATAATTCCAAAACTGAGCCAACAGAAATTAAACGTATACTTAAAAACATTAAGCGATGCCTGCGGTTTGAACAAGCACATTACCCACCGGGTTGCAAGACATACCTTCGCAACTACAGTATGTGGTAGAAATGGAGTGCCACGACATTTGATCTCAGCCTGGATCGGACATAAACCCAAACAGACCCCAACGGATATTTATGCTCAGCCAACCAGAGAAGAATCATTAAAGTTTTATAATGTGTTGTATGAAGAATACAAGAATCCGGACTTCATTCCGAATTAG
- the folB gene encoding dihydroneopterin aldolase — translation MQIHLTSIRFYAYHGCLPEETKIGGHYTVDLTIETDFSEAAKTDDLSKTVDYCDVFEIVKKEMSIPSKLIEHVGKRIADSLLKTIPRIDAVKVCVTKIAPPMNGDVASVSITIEEKRLKS, via the coding sequence ATGCAAATTCATCTCACTTCAATCCGGTTCTACGCGTACCACGGGTGTCTTCCGGAGGAAACAAAAATTGGCGGACATTATACTGTAGACCTCACGATCGAAACTGATTTCTCCGAAGCAGCGAAGACGGATGATCTTAGTAAGACTGTGGATTATTGCGATGTATTTGAAATTGTAAAGAAGGAAATGTCAATCCCGTCAAAGCTCATCGAGCATGTCGGAAAAAGAATCGCGGATTCACTTTTGAAAACCATCCCACGTATTGATGCAGTTAAAGTTTGCGTAACGAAAATTGCACCGCCTATGAATGGAGACGTTGCTTCTGTGAGTATTACAATTGAAGAGAAGCGGTTAAAATCGTAA
- a CDS encoding glutamine--tRNA ligase/YqeY domain fusion protein, with translation MSTEKGPNFLEEIIREDIKSGKHNGRVLTRFPPEPNGYLHIGHAKSICLNFGLAKEFNGMTNLRFDDTNPEKEETEYVESIKADIQWLGFQWANEFYASDYFPKLYDFAVELIKKGLAYVDDSTPEEIAALKGSPTVPGKDSPYKSRSVEENIDLFERMRKGEFKDGEKVLRAKVDMASPNMHMRDPIMYRIKHTPHHRTGDAWCIYPMYDYAHGQSDSIEQITHSICTLEFEVHRPLYEWFIEQLGIFPSHQYEFARLNLNYTVMSKRKLLQLVKENHVSGWDDPRMPTISGMRRRGYTPESIRRFCDMIGVARREHVIDVSMLEFCVREDLNKIANRVMVVMDPVKLVITNYPEGKSEILKGENNPEKEDGGERDLPFSRELWIEREDFKENPEKKFFRLGPGLKVRLKNAYIIQCESYDKDDDGNITEIRCTYIPESKSGSDTSGINVKGTIHWVSIPDAIDAEVRVYDRLFRVENPASEEGDFKEYMNPNSLQVISRAKAEPSLATTLPGDKFQFIRKGYFCTDKDSRPGKLVFNRTVALKDSWAKQQSVVTFE, from the coding sequence ATGAGCACAGAAAAAGGTCCGAATTTTTTAGAAGAAATTATCCGGGAAGACATAAAGAGTGGAAAACACAACGGACGTGTACTCACGCGATTCCCCCCGGAGCCGAATGGATACCTGCATATCGGACATGCAAAAAGTATTTGTTTGAATTTTGGTCTTGCCAAAGAATTCAATGGCATGACGAATCTGCGTTTCGATGATACCAATCCTGAGAAGGAAGAAACCGAATACGTTGAAAGTATCAAAGCCGATATTCAGTGGCTGGGTTTTCAGTGGGCGAATGAATTTTATGCTTCTGATTATTTTCCGAAGCTCTATGATTTTGCTGTTGAGCTGATCAAAAAAGGATTGGCATATGTAGATGATTCCACTCCCGAAGAAATCGCCGCGCTGAAAGGCAGTCCGACAGTGCCTGGAAAAGACAGTCCGTACAAAAGTCGTAGCGTCGAAGAGAATATTGATTTGTTTGAGCGGATGCGTAAGGGTGAATTTAAAGACGGAGAAAAAGTGTTGCGCGCGAAAGTGGACATGGCATCTCCCAACATGCACATGCGTGATCCGATCATGTATCGCATCAAACATACGCCGCATCACCGCACCGGAGATGCATGGTGTATCTACCCGATGTACGATTACGCGCACGGACAAAGCGATTCCATAGAACAGATCACACATTCGATCTGTACGCTGGAATTTGAAGTACATCGTCCGCTGTACGAGTGGTTCATAGAACAACTGGGAATTTTCCCGAGTCATCAGTATGAATTCGCGCGACTCAACCTGAATTACACAGTGATGAGCAAGCGAAAACTTTTACAATTGGTAAAAGAAAATCATGTGAGCGGTTGGGATGATCCGCGCATGCCTACCATCAGTGGTATGCGGAGGCGTGGCTATACACCGGAGAGCATCCGTCGCTTTTGTGACATGATTGGTGTCGCGCGCAGAGAGCATGTCATCGACGTAAGCATGCTGGAATTTTGTGTGCGTGAAGACCTGAACAAAATCGCCAACCGTGTGATGGTGGTGATGGATCCGGTGAAGCTGGTAATTACCAATTATCCGGAAGGCAAATCAGAAATTCTGAAAGGAGAAAATAATCCGGAGAAAGAAGATGGGGGAGAAAGAGATCTTCCTTTCAGCCGGGAATTATGGATTGAAAGAGAAGACTTCAAAGAAAATCCTGAAAAGAAATTTTTCCGTTTGGGTCCGGGATTGAAAGTGAGATTGAAAAATGCTTATATCATTCAGTGTGAAAGTTACGATAAGGACGACGATGGCAACATCACAGAAATCCGTTGCACCTACATTCCGGAAAGTAAAAGCGGCAGCGATACGAGCGGTATCAATGTGAAAGGAACGATTCACTGGGTGAGTATTCCTGACGCGATTGATGCGGAGGTGCGTGTGTACGATCGTTTGTTCCGTGTAGAAAATCCTGCCAGTGAAGAAGGCGATTTCAAGGAATACATGAATCCAAACAGTTTGCAGGTCATTTCCAGAGCAAAAGCGGAACCATCACTTGCGACTACTTTACCGGGAGATAAGTTTCAGTTTATCCGCAAAGGATATTTCTGCACTGACAAAGACAGCCGTCCCGGCAAATTGGTTTTCAATCGCACGGTAGCATTAAAGGATTCCTGGGCGAAGCAGCAGAGTGTTGTGACGTTTGAATAG